One window from the genome of Acinetobacter lanii encodes:
- a CDS encoding phosphoadenosine phosphosulfate reductase family protein, whose product MTLEKPVKHVLGLSGGKDSAALAVYMRDHYPELDIEYFFTDTGKELPEVMDYLNQLESYLGKPILRLGSDKDFDYWLKEYNHFLPSGHQRWCTVQMKLVPFEKWVKPFLDEGYEIISYVGIRADEPWREGYVPTQKFLTTKMPFAQDGLVKEDIINILEGTGLGLPKYYEWRSRSGCTFCFYQRKIEWVRLMERHPTKFEEAKAYEKQLNDEKSTNGETYYWMGKNTPLSTLEDPVRVAQIKSDHEKKLERFKKKRRRNALYDDQLIEMIDLDALYDDIEGGGACVTCYK is encoded by the coding sequence ATGACCCTTGAAAAACCAGTAAAACATGTCCTAGGGCTTTCTGGTGGTAAGGATAGTGCTGCGCTTGCTGTCTACATGCGAGACCACTATCCTGAGTTAGATATTGAGTATTTTTTCACTGATACTGGTAAAGAATTGCCTGAAGTCATGGATTATCTAAACCAATTAGAATCTTACCTAGGTAAACCAATTTTGCGCTTAGGTTCAGATAAAGATTTCGATTACTGGTTGAAGGAATATAATCATTTTCTTCCGTCTGGCCATCAACGCTGGTGTACTGTACAGATGAAACTAGTACCATTCGAGAAATGGGTTAAACCCTTTCTTGATGAAGGGTATGAAATCATCAGTTACGTTGGAATTCGTGCAGATGAGCCTTGGCGTGAAGGTTATGTACCAACTCAAAAATTTTTAACGACCAAAATGCCATTTGCTCAAGATGGTCTAGTCAAAGAGGATATTATTAATATTCTAGAAGGGACTGGATTAGGCCTTCCTAAATATTATGAATGGCGCTCTAGGAGTGGATGTACTTTCTGTTTTTATCAAAGAAAGATTGAGTGGGTACGTTTGATGGAACGACATCCTACTAAATTTGAAGAAGCGAAAGCTTATGAAAAGCAACTTAATGATGAGAAGTCTACTAATGGTGAAACATATTACTGGATGGGTAAGAATACTCCTCTAAGTACCTTAGAGGATCCAGTACGTGTAGCCCAAATAAAATCTGATCATGAGAAAAAACTCGAACGATTTAAGAAAAAGCGCCGTCGTAATGCTCTATATGATGATCAGTTGATTGAGATGATTGATTTAGATGCTCTGTATGATGACATAGAGGGTGGTGGTGCTTGTGTGACGTGTTATAAATAA
- a CDS encoding P-loop NTPase family protein, whose translation MNQNYKLNHYYEIHVNHLLSTRLDSDISKEFFERVIFHGTAYNSLKTIVDSFYENTQSAFTLTGGYGTGKSTLAAILSGLLHPNDEIRVAARALVQDSDLLKQIDKNFKLSSDKPWLIIKAVGGVTSPVELFYKSILKALQDANLMDVFESDLFFLPDQIDSDHQLIEWIDEVFRALDGRISGSLLILDEMGKLLDHIARNNGDLHLFQDLSERINRLSTKQCPFIFLGILHQAFADYARGMSHHIALEWTKIQGRYVDISYRISLDESVALVSKTIKARETQIPEAITAVNNALVTKVVGSIKSRLTENSPKLNVYLQEALPLHPLTTVLLGIISKSSFSQNERSIFSFLLSVEPFSFRKFLESEVNLNSTYTIVDLWDYLSQNLQHQILSSKEGHLWAIVEETLTLLSKNLSKKEGLTPESEELYPNVIKAIAMLNMFGKSLGIYPSVDLIAHALPSSSKNLEILPICLKNLEDWGVITYWNRTKSYEVVETSELNIQQLLQEKLEALSNQQNYFEHINYKGNSVLAKRHYHERGVMRWMDQHLVNDLPGLERLISKSEFIKSKAFAHFVLITDQALNSTKLIELSKEHSRIVIAKLDKISELLSWSKEIYALNEIFRELPKLMLDTVAKKEYEQRLNYAYQQVDDLFSQSFESVEWYCKGNLLKGKSLSIIVSDLADELYQSCPKILNELVVRHDVSSSAAAGRKKLLENMLENSNQENLGIEKFPPEKAIYLSCIKQLGLHQFNVEKMEWVFDFPVLDESNRDQSENLERVSKLFQHGYKIFTDTKSLVPLTELYKVWSDTPFGIPQGVLPIFALTLLLAKEKSLAFYDKDVTQEFKFISEIDDEYINKLVKRPHEIAVKYIKEPAEKNRFINLLANSIKDIFDKNIEATPLAVARFLVSYTVKQSSWAKFSKDKEYFDEKVQLLRSFLVKADDPYKLLFEDLYDVLEVSTRSDDLVLADLSNLLGSFMGAKPNLLKNFEGRLRKELGNITPEIIQEADAVSKFAADWKMKKFAEHLSRSSKESTQWLSNLITLLGQIPEKDWTDDSLKKAFEALPGYVQRFKQLSFFARNAEKSEQISSNKRSLAVIINTDQGLEEYNRDVIVDSTIEDDLKKLQKELLKKVNTFDLSDDAKAMVLYGLLKDYLHPIGEDKA comes from the coding sequence ATGAATCAAAACTATAAATTAAATCATTACTATGAAATTCACGTAAACCATCTACTTTCGACACGACTTGATAGTGACATATCGAAGGAATTTTTTGAGCGAGTAATTTTTCATGGAACAGCGTACAACTCATTGAAAACAATAGTTGATTCTTTTTATGAAAACACTCAATCCGCTTTTACTTTGACAGGTGGATATGGAACGGGTAAATCTACTTTAGCAGCGATTTTATCAGGGCTTTTACATCCAAATGATGAAATTAGAGTGGCTGCTAGAGCCCTAGTACAAGATTCTGATTTACTTAAGCAAATTGATAAAAATTTCAAGTTATCTAGTGATAAACCTTGGTTGATTATTAAAGCAGTCGGAGGGGTAACTTCACCTGTTGAGCTATTTTATAAATCCATCCTAAAAGCACTTCAAGATGCTAATCTTATGGATGTGTTTGAAAGTGACTTATTTTTTCTGCCAGATCAGATAGATAGCGATCATCAATTAATTGAATGGATTGATGAAGTATTTAGAGCATTAGATGGAAGAATTTCGGGTAGTTTACTTATCTTAGATGAGATGGGTAAGCTTTTAGACCATATTGCTAGAAATAATGGTGATCTACATTTATTCCAGGATTTATCTGAGAGAATCAATAGACTTTCTACTAAGCAGTGTCCTTTTATCTTTTTAGGGATTTTGCATCAGGCGTTTGCTGACTATGCAAGAGGAATGAGTCATCATATCGCTTTAGAATGGACTAAAATTCAAGGTCGTTATGTTGATATCTCATATCGAATTTCATTGGATGAATCGGTCGCACTTGTTTCTAAAACAATAAAAGCAAGAGAAACTCAAATTCCAGAAGCTATTACTGCTGTAAATAATGCCTTAGTAACTAAAGTTGTAGGTTCTATTAAATCTCGATTGACAGAGAATAGTCCAAAACTGAATGTATATCTGCAAGAGGCATTGCCACTACATCCATTAACTACGGTACTTCTGGGGATTATTTCTAAAAGTAGCTTTAGTCAAAATGAACGTAGTATTTTTAGTTTTCTTTTGTCAGTTGAACCTTTTAGTTTTAGAAAGTTTCTAGAGTCAGAAGTTAATCTAAACTCAACTTACACGATTGTTGATTTATGGGATTACTTAAGTCAAAACTTGCAACACCAAATCCTAAGTTCTAAAGAAGGGCATTTATGGGCAATCGTTGAAGAAACTCTAACTTTACTTAGTAAAAATCTAAGTAAAAAAGAGGGTTTAACTCCGGAAAGTGAAGAGTTATATCCTAACGTTATTAAAGCAATTGCAATGCTTAATATGTTTGGTAAGTCTTTAGGTATTTATCCGTCAGTAGATTTAATTGCTCACGCATTACCATCTTCATCAAAAAACCTAGAAATTCTCCCTATATGTTTAAAGAATCTAGAAGATTGGGGAGTGATTACTTATTGGAATCGTACAAAGTCTTATGAAGTTGTTGAGACATCTGAACTCAATATTCAGCAATTGTTACAAGAGAAGTTAGAGGCATTAAGTAACCAACAAAATTATTTTGAGCACATCAACTATAAGGGCAATTCAGTACTTGCAAAACGCCACTACCATGAAAGGGGTGTAATGCGTTGGATGGATCAGCATCTAGTAAATGATCTTCCTGGACTAGAACGTCTCATAAGTAAATCTGAATTTATTAAGTCAAAAGCTTTTGCGCACTTTGTTTTAATAACAGATCAAGCTCTTAATTCAACGAAACTAATTGAATTATCAAAGGAACATTCTCGTATTGTTATTGCTAAGTTAGATAAAATTAGTGAATTATTAAGCTGGTCCAAAGAAATTTATGCACTAAATGAAATTTTTAGAGAATTGCCAAAACTGATGCTGGACACTGTTGCGAAAAAAGAATATGAGCAACGGTTAAATTATGCATATCAACAGGTCGATGATCTATTTAGTCAGTCATTTGAATCAGTGGAATGGTACTGTAAGGGAAACCTTTTAAAGGGTAAGTCTTTATCCATTATTGTCTCTGATTTGGCTGATGAGCTATATCAATCATGTCCGAAAATCCTAAACGAATTGGTTGTTCGACATGATGTTTCTAGCTCTGCAGCTGCTGGTCGTAAAAAACTATTAGAAAATATGTTGGAGAATTCGAATCAAGAAAATTTAGGTATCGAAAAGTTCCCACCAGAAAAAGCAATTTATTTGTCTTGTATTAAACAATTAGGCTTACATCAGTTTAATGTGGAGAAGATGGAATGGGTATTTGATTTTCCTGTCTTAGATGAATCTAATAGAGATCAAAGTGAAAATTTAGAGCGTGTTTCGAAATTATTTCAACATGGATATAAAATTTTCACAGATACAAAGTCTTTAGTTCCTTTAACAGAGCTTTATAAAGTATGGTCAGATACGCCATTCGGTATTCCTCAAGGTGTATTACCAATATTTGCTTTAACCCTTTTGTTGGCTAAAGAAAAGAGCCTTGCTTTTTATGATAAAGATGTAACTCAAGAATTTAAGTTTATTAGTGAAATTGATGATGAGTACATCAATAAGCTGGTTAAGCGACCTCATGAGATTGCGGTTAAATATATTAAAGAGCCTGCTGAAAAAAATAGGTTTATCAATCTTCTAGCAAATAGCATTAAAGATATTTTTGACAAAAATATAGAGGCTACCCCTTTAGCTGTAGCACGCTTTCTAGTTTCATACACTGTGAAGCAGTCTAGTTGGGCTAAGTTTTCTAAGGATAAAGAATATTTTGACGAGAAGGTACAGTTATTAAGATCATTCCTTGTTAAGGCAGATGATCCTTACAAATTGCTTTTTGAAGACTTGTATGATGTGCTTGAGGTTTCTACAAGATCTGATGATCTAGTTCTTGCAGATCTATCAAATTTACTTGGTAGTTTTATGGGTGCAAAGCCAAATCTACTTAAAAATTTTGAAGGTAGATTACGTAAAGAACTCGGTAATATCACACCCGAAATCATTCAAGAAGCAGATGCAGTGAGCAAGTTTGCAGCTGATTGGAAAATGAAAAAATTTGCGGAACATCTATCTAGAAGCTCAAAAGAGTCCACTCAATGGTTGTCAAATTTAATTACATTGCTGGGTCAGATACCAGAAAAAGATTGGACAGATGATAGTCTGAAAAAAGCTTTTGAAGCTCTGCCTGGTTATGTCCAAAGATTTAAGCAACTAAGCTTTTTTGCTAGAAATGCTGAGAAATCAGAACAAATTTCATCTAATAAGCGATCCTTAGCAGTAATTATTAACACGGATCAAGGTCTTGAAGAATATAACCGAGACGTCATTGTAGATTCGACTATTGAGGATGATTTAAAAAAATTGCAAAAAGAGCTACTTAAAAAGGTGAATACTTTTGACCTAAGTGACGATGCTAAAGCAATGGTATTATATGGGTTGCTTAAAGATTATTTACATCCGATTGGTGAGGACAAAGCATGA
- a CDS encoding IS3 family transposase (programmed frameshift), which yields MTKPKYTPEIRERAVQLLIESEKDYPSTWAAITAIAPKIGCTPETLRSWHQKYLNQQNPIKVQQLSDQERIKQLERENKELQRANEILRKAAGFFRPGGARPPTQIMVDFIHNNKELYGVEAICRILPIAPSTYYRTLDLADNPEHRAKRDLHDLHHAEQIKRIWKESSGRYGVRKVWQKLKREGYIIARCTVARLMQKLGIQGVWRGKNKQTTRSRDDQKRADDLVKRNFSADQPDQLWVADFTYIQTNSGWVYTAFIIDVFSRAIVGWKVSTRMNTDMVLDALEQALHDRGMPKNVIHHSDRGVQYLSIRYTNRLEAANLRASVGTTGDSYDNALAETMNGLYKTEVIEYLKADWQGLADVQLATLNWVDWFNKERVHSALGYVSPFDFEVIYYDKINPLGQVA from the exons ATGACAAAACCAAAATATACCCCTGAAATCAGAGAAAGAGCGGTTCAATTATTGATTGAATCTGAAAAAGATTATCCTTCTACTTGGGCTGCAATCACAGCAATTGCACCTAAGATTGGCTGTACTCCTGAAACACTACGTTCCTGGCATCAGAAGTATTTGAATCAACAGAATCCAATCAAAGTACAGCAGCTTTCAGACCAAGAACGCATTAAACAACTTGAACGCGAAAATAAAGAACTGCAACGAGCCAATGAAATTCTACGCAAAGCAGCCG GCTTTTTTCGCCCAGGCGGAGCTCGACCGCCCACACAAATAATGGTGGATTTTATCCATAATAATAAAGAGCTGTACGGAGTCGAGGCGATTTGTAGAATTTTACCTATCGCACCTTCAACCTATTACCGAACTTTAGACCTCGCGGACAATCCAGAACATCGAGCGAAACGAGATTTACATGACTTGCATCATGCTGAACAAATTAAACGAATTTGGAAGGAAAGTTCAGGTCGATATGGTGTACGTAAAGTTTGGCAAAAACTGAAACGTGAAGGCTATATTATTGCGCGCTGTACAGTTGCTCGATTGATGCAAAAGCTAGGTATACAAGGTGTTTGGCGAGGTAAGAATAAACAAACGACCCGTAGCCGGGATGATCAAAAACGAGCAGATGACTTGGTGAAACGCAATTTTAGTGCTGATCAGCCTGACCAGCTGTGGGTCGCTGACTTCACGTATATTCAAACAAATTCAGGCTGGGTCTATACCGCCTTTATTATTGATGTGTTCTCACGAGCAATTGTTGGATGGAAAGTATCAACACGTATGAATACAGACATGGTGCTCGATGCACTGGAGCAAGCATTGCATGATCGAGGCATGCCAAAGAACGTGATTCATCATAGTGACAGAGGCGTGCAATATCTTTCCATTCGTTATACCAATCGTTTAGAAGCAGCAAATTTACGAGCATCAGTCGGTACGACCGGTGATTCATACGATAATGCTTTGGCTGAAACGATGAATGGCTTATACAAAACAGAGGTGATTGAATATTTAAAAGCAGATTGGCAAGGTTTAGCGGATGTACAACTTGCGACACTAAATTGGGTAGATTGGTTCAATAAAGAACGTGTACATAGTGCACTGGGTTATGTATCACCTTTTGATTTTGAAGTAATCTACTATGATAAGATTAACCCGTTAGGTCAGGTGGCCTAA